The DNA window TATCCTTTTCCTCCTCGACGGTATGTACCCACTCCCGGTAGTGGAATTTTCCTTCGGGTGTCATTTGACCTGAGATCATCTTGAAATAGTTCATCCATTTTGACACTTCTGGTGAGAATCCGGTAACTGCAGGGTCATTCTGAATTCCTCTTGGGGCTTGAGTCGAGGTAGATGCGCCAGCTGTGGCGCTGGGAGTATTTGTTGGATCAGATGACATGGTCAAGGGTCTACCGATGAGTCCTTGGCTTCGGTGAGTGTATTTGTGCTTGCAGCGAAATTCGGGATCTGGGACCTTGAATTATCTAAAGACGGGATCTCTTTCGACCTTCTCGCTAAGGTCTTAGAGACTCTGAGGTAGGTGCTAAGCTTGAACATAAATTCTGCCACGACCGTTCTGGCCCAAGGCGGTGAAAGCAACGACTCGGAAAAGTTGTCCAATCAGCAAGTTTTTGTTGACCCATTTTGCGACTTCGGAGTCTGGGGGATACCGGGGAGGTTCTACAAGGGCGCAAAGGGCACAGATCCAATCACCTTGACCATCGAGCAACGTTTACCCAGGATCAACCTGCGCCCAGCTCTATACATCCCATCCTCGGTTCCACACTCGAAAAAGCGACAAGGGCGTCTGAAAATGACGAGTGAAGGCATCTTTCAGTGTGAGCGTTTTCCtgatttcttttctttttgcttcATTCATCTTTGTTGAATTGCGCCGTGTAAAGAGAGCCTGTTCTGCTGAATTTGTCCATATATGATATATATATGTCTCTATATCTCCGTGTAGAGCGCATATTGTCATGTAAAAGCATCAGTCTCTACCACAAGCGTTGCATTTTATCATACGGTTAAAGCGGCATTAACTGacttgtttttctttctttttaatctCGCAGTCATGAGAGGAAACGGGACAAAGTCCCTGACCATTGTTATCAAGCTTGGTGAGTACCACTCTCAACACAAGCTTGACTCATCTCCCACTAACACCCCGCCTTCTTTTCAGGAACAAGCTCAATTGTCGATGAAAAGACTCATGAGCCGCTTCTTCCTATTCTAACTCTCATTGTTGATACAGCTGTAAAGCTCCGAAAGGATGGCCATCGAGTGGTCATTGTTTCGTCGGGAGCCATCGGCGTTGGGCTCCGGCGGATGGATGTAGAGAAGCGACCTAAGCATCTCGCACAGCTACAGGTTCGACTTGATGTCTTTTTTTCAAGCGAAATCTTGAGAGTTCTCTAATCATGATTTACAGGCACTCGCGGCGATCGGCCAATGTCGACTGATGAGTCTATGGGATAGTTTGTTCACCCATCTCAGGCAGCCGATTGCACAGATTCTTCTTACCCGAAACGACATTGCAGATGTATGTTTCCCTTTCTCATTCTACTCTCACGATCGGGAATTTTAATAAGCTGCAGCGGACCAGATACTTCAATGCCCAGAACACCTTCCATGCACTTCTGGAACAGGGCGTTATTCCCATCGTCAACGAGAATGACACTCTTGCTGTTGCCGAAATCAAGTTTGGCGACAACGATACTCTCTCTGCCATCACTGCCGCTATGATCCACGCCGAtatgttgttcttgatgacGGATGTTGACTGTCTATACGACAAGAACCCCCGAACCAACCCGGATGCCAAACCTATTGAGGTGGTCGAGGACATTGCAGCCCTCCAAGCCGATGGTAAGAATCATTTTCAATCCTACGTTCTGCCTTGTGGTCACTAACAATCAAAAGTTTCTAGCGCTGGCTCATCCCTTGGAACTGGAGGCATGAGTACCAAGATTATCGCAGCCAGATTGGGCACTTCTGCGGGTGTCACGACTGTGATTACAAGGTCATCTAACCCAGGAAATGTGCTTCATATTGTGCAGTACCTCCAATCAATACAAAGAGGGAACACCCCTCCCAGCCCCGATGAGCGTGCCGAAGGCCTGACACGCTCAGCGTCAGCTCTGTCACTGTCAGCCTCCAATGGCAATGGTGTCCCCTGGCCCCCTCTACATACCCGATTCGTCCCTGCCAACAACCCTATCCGGGACCGTCACTTTTGGCTGCTTCACACCCCCTATCCTCATGGCACCCTCTACATTGACTCGGGGGCTTACAAGGCACTTGTTGGCAAGGCTGGCCTGCTCCCGGtaggtgttgttgatgtcgAGGGCAACTTTGCCCAGCAGGAAGTCGTGCGGCTCGTGACAGTCAAGCGACGATCAACTCCTGGACCGGATGGTAAGATGTGGGAGGGTACCCCGGAAGAGGTCGGCCGAGCATTGGTCAACTATGCCGCCGCTGAGATCGCTCGGATCAAGGGAAAGCAAAGCGTAGAGATCGAAAAGATTCTTGGTTATGCTGATAGTGAGTACGTCGCTCACCGACAGCATGTTGGCTTTTTTGGGAAAGGCAGTAGGCCAGTGAGTCCCGCACACGAGATCATTTCGGCTGTAATGGAATAGAACAAAAAGATGGAACTGAAAGATGGACAGAACGGGGGCAAGCGAATACATTTCAACATATACAGcgctttgatgatgatgacgatgattaTATCTACCAAATCCACCAAATAATCCAAGCATGATTGACTTGATTGCAAGTTTCTTTTTCCCTTCACTCTCAACGCCCAAGAATGACTTTAAAAAAATGACCCCAACGCCAGACAAACTAAAGCCACCTTCCACTCTAACCGGTCGCAAACAAGTTGTCTTCGTCACGGAGGTACTCTCCACAGTCGGCCTGTCTGAAGCAGGTAACACCAGTAGGGTCCAGTCTTCGTGCCTCAGCGGTGCTGCGGGCTGTGACACCAAATCCGAGCGGGGTGTCGTTCATGCTGTAGACCACGACTCCCTGGTGCTCAGGGCAGTCCTCGGACCAGCGGCCAACGTGAGCCTTGACGATGTTGCTGCCGTAAAGGAAAGGCATGGTTCCGTTTTCCTTGACCCAGATCTTGTAGCGGGCGTGCTCGGCGATGATGGGGAGGGCTGTGATGTGCAGACGGAACTTGCCCGTCTTGGTGAACTTGCCTGTAGAGAGAGGGTTGGGTCAGTCAGGTTTCCCGAGGTTTCGCATCCGGGGTATTCATACCAAGACAAGTTCCTAGAGACAGAAGCTTCTCGCGCGCGATAGAGGTAGCCAGGTTGGCAATAGAAAGGCGAACGTAAAAGACACGATCGCGAACGAGACGGAAGACATAGCGATCAGCGTTAGGAGAGTCGTCGAGAGGGGCGatgaggttcttgagagaGCCACCAGTGTAGTTTGCCAGCTTCTCGAAGAGAGTCTGTGTCTCCTTTTCTGTGAGGGGGCGCATTGTGTCGGTTGTGATTCCGGGTGGTGCTTCAAGTGCTGATGGATGTTTTGCTGGGTTTGGATGCGcaaaggaaaaaaagttgaTGGAGCGGGAACTGATAAGGATCCTTATCAGTTTGTGGATCTCAAAGTTGAAGAGGTCCACCTCCACCTTCAAGCAAGGTGTAAGTGAGAGCAAGCCAAAAATATGAACTGAGTTGCATATCACTCAGATGTGTCTATATTTTGATGATAATCACTATTATTCTCGCTCAAACCGTAAGTTGATCTAAAAGATACCTAAGTTAGATTGTCCCTCGTAGTTGCTATCGCATTTGCCTGAACCTTGCAATATGCGCTTTCAGACCCCGTTTCTTCTTATGAGGTTACCTTCAAGCAAATTCCAATCTACTATAAATATGATTACCTACTTATGCGCTTATTTTAGTATCTGGAGTCTGAGAAGTTGACCAAATCTGAAAGTCAGAATACTTGTAGAAGCTGTCTAATGTAGTTTCTAACTCAATGTTAAACATGTCATATTGCATGAGCTTTCGTGCTTTTTTTGTCTAAAatggaaagaagaaactCGTCAGTTTGAAAGTTTCTTTAATACTGACACTGCAAGCTGTGCAATCGAGTTCCAATGACAAGACAATACTAAGTAGCTAAAGCCTTTATGCTGAAACTACCtatacatacctaggtaacATGGTCGACGACTGGAACTCGGCAAGAAATCAAGATCAGGGACTAACCATGGGCCTTGACTTGCATCAATCTACCTTCATTTGAGACTGGTTTCACGCGCGATGGCCTTATTCAAGCCGAGAGCGCTGCCTTTGATGCAGCCATGACTGATGCAGTTGTGTGTGTTGACTGAACGAATATGTGTGCTTCTTATAGATCTTCCTTTTACATGACCCAACAGCACTCGGCAAGTAAGATTCGCAAAACGTTCCATTCCCGACTTTCATACAAAACCGCCCACGTCTCTATATATGGCCGTCACTGGAAACTAGGAACAACCTGTACTCCGTCATGTTAGCATTGAGAGACGGTGGCCCCTGACAACTCATCATAAATCCAATTGTTCTGTGACAGTTCTACTACCATTTCTACAGTTCATACCTGGCTCACTGGAGGATGGATATCACATTGTTCTAGTACAGTTGACGTACTCAGTTTGTTCACATCTCTCAGTCCCTCTCTTTAGATGCCCATCTGATTGATAAGGCAGCGACCCCTAGTGGGGTAGTACCTACCGCCTGTCCATGGCAGCAGCTCTATTACAGGGGTTAGCCCCACCTACCTTAGTTATCTTATTAGCGGTCATTACTATAGCGCCTTCTGCGCTAtagttagctataataacttagctaatataataaccttattatatatatataacctatttagttttatagtaataaaattaagattactttaaatactttttaaaattaaacttttagatttattttatatattaagatatatattaaacttttttttttaaaaattttaatattataaaactatattaaataatatattattagaaaaatatattataataagattttaaaactttaattttaatataatatatatagcttataagtaataaaaatataaaaacttttttttataatttattaaaataatatataaaaaaaatatattatattataatataaattctttagaatattataaagcttataaataataagaaattatatatatataaaatttaaactttaaatataaatataatatttttttttttttttttactctctactaaagcctaagtcttcttaaagctatcttataaatttaaaattaaaagatctatatagattaagaacctaatatattaaatttaactttttcttaataattaactttcttaataagactataattagtataataatagctaaactctataataaagaggaaataaaaaaagcttctatatatatagtagctACTTTTTCCTCTTATAATTTACCACTAAGcacctttaaacttatatagtCAGTTAATCCCTAGTCTATCTACTACTagctactttatattaactaatttTACAGTCCTTGCCTAATATAATGCTGCTTATttctagaagaagaagcctctATAGCAGTATACCTAGCTATTCAGAAGGCTATTTCCTTAGTAAAAAggatactataaatactattttacttagtaataatagtaaagacCTAAAGTGGCTAAGGCATAAGGCTAGGTACCTCCAAGGGACTAGGCgcaataataataataactatagccTTATTA is part of the Fusarium poae strain DAOMC 252244 chromosome 4, whole genome shotgun sequence genome and encodes:
- a CDS encoding hypothetical protein (BUSCO:22624at5125), producing the protein MRGNGTKSLTIVIKLGTSSIVDEKTHEPLLPILTLIVDTAVKLRKDGHRVVIVSSGAIGVGLRRMDVEKRPKHLAQLQALAAIGQCRLMSLWDSLFTHLRQPIAQILLTRNDIADRTRYFNAQNTFHALLEQGVIPIVNENDTLAVAEIKFGDNDTLSAITAAMIHADMLFLMTDVDCLYDKNPRTNPDAKPIEVVEDIAALQADVSSAGSSLGTGGMSTKIIAARLGTSAGVTTVITRSSNPGNVLHIVQYLQSIQRGNTPPSPDERAEGLTRSASALSLSASNGNGVPWPPLHTRFVPANNPIRDRHFWLLHTPYPHGTLYIDSGAYKALVGKAGLLPVGVVDVEGNFAQQEVVRLVTVKRRSTPGPDGKMWEGTPEEVGRALVNYAAAEIARIKGKQSVEIEKILGYADSEYVAHRQHVGFFGKGSRPVSPAHEIISAVME
- the NIP7 gene encoding ribosome biosynthesis protein nip7 (BUSCO:49962at5125); amino-acid sequence: MRPLTEKETQTLFEKLANYTGGSLKNLIAPLDDSPNADRYVFRLVRDRVFYVRLSIANLATSIAREKLLSLGTCLGKFTKTGKFRLHITALPIIAEHARYKIWVKENGTMPFLYGSNIVKAHVGRWSEDCPEHQGVVVYSMNDTPLGFGVTARSTAEARRLDPTGVTCFRQADCGEYLRDEDNLFATG